From Argopecten irradians isolate NY chromosome 2, Ai_NY, whole genome shotgun sequence, the proteins below share one genomic window:
- the LOC138316325 gene encoding zinc finger and BTB domain-containing protein 24-like, with protein sequence MTSELPANTMTLQQPQQQQPSLDLSSYMDIVTTYKCRFCDFTSTAPQAIGIHVREVHVVPPTFVTQEVATNSTEVKVTKDTTVTENNVTIPNMFPDATVGGMQVMSEQTVPNQMTQVMANFVDMGTSGAVSVLPLSMETTTADAILQLSSRLPDSNGDVDDGTSSEKSNSNDDNTNITHFVTVHGEVQGNFTSDTAIIQQAFPQVHNNTQTVMTAEESQTAIEVTMESDSLMTTDGSQKSPPTTRELFLCGQCSIGFNSIEECRAHMMEDHSEISNRIEEENDQRVSVGTQVETTKRGKKRKAATGKPSSPPYELDSDPDLDWDDQEEYKPRGSRSRRKIRPPRALKEDYYLGKSKIKEKPKVMQGFTLKCDELGCSSKFRTKEALQVHLKCHMTDVFEFKCPECDKTNETWKQIRMHLWKVHEIDTDLLTCDVCEKFKTDTMSRLLIHKEIHSSDRPYTCDICGKGFRQFCQMKNHQTIHEEHQDDDSKKWYRRKECNICKRQYANQKCLLKHIEAVHNKIKPYVCPYCGHSSARKAMMELHIRTHTGEKPFKCDHCQYVTGDHNSLRRHKMRHSGQKPYKCQFCGYSCIQAISFKMHMKNKHPGGTVGVFCCDICTFRTVNEASFKGHMDDHKNGLITENAPPLPQQQRRPHIIIQQPPISSQFQQGAKMEKVTVQGETNINFQGLGQIEGQTVEEHIVEVPDNQLQMQIQTLESGETQISEEDLTRLSSYEGLVPSDLSAAQLVLSALNAISSQNSEGSSNGRPQLLHGVETSIMSSDVKDGVTTHTITFHMPVSATEDAAGVTETITDGMAAEHAVDITGSLDTLKEGEESPSVQNGMLILSGQPVTLNPVVLNGDQTSNATIQDLAQVSCLLVNQ encoded by the exons ATGACATCAGAACTACCTGCCAACACCATGACGTTGCAGCAGCCCCAACAGCAGCAGCCTAGCTTAGATCTGTCAAGCTACATGGACATTGTAACTACATATAAGTGTCGCTTCTGTGACTTTACAAGTACAGCACCACAGGCTATTGGAATTCACGTCCGTGAGGTCCATGTGGTACCACCTACGTTTGTAACACAGGAAGTGGCTACTAACTCCACAGAGGTCAAGGTTACAAAGGACACCACTGTTACAGAGAACAATGTTACCATACCTAACATGTTCCCAGATGCAACTGTTGGTGGCATGCAAGTCATGTCTGAGCAAACTGTCCCCAACCAGATGACACAGGTGATGGCTAATTTTGTTGACATGGGCACATCTGGTGCAGTGTCTGTCTTACCTCTTTCTATGGAAACAACTACAGCTGATGCTATCTTACAACTGTCATCACGCCTGCCGGACAGCAACGGGGATGTTGATGATGGCACATCTTCAGAGAAAAGTAACTCAAATGatgacaatacaaatataactcACTTTGTTACCGTTCATGGTGAAGTTCAGGGAAATTTTACCTCAGATACTGCTATCATTCAACAAGCTTTTCCCCAGGTCCATAACAACACACAAACTGTCATGACAGCTGAGGAATCCCAGACTGCAATAGAAGTTACCATGGAATCTGATTCGTTAATGACGACTGATGGTAGCCAAAAGTCACCTCCCACAACAAGAGAGTTATTCCTTTGTGGCCAGTGTAGCATTGGGTTTAATAGTATCGAAGAATGTCGTGCCCATATGATGGAAGACCACTCAGAAATCTCTAACAGAATTGAGGAGGAAAATGACCAGCGAGTCAGTGTAGGAACTCAGGTAGAAACAACTAAACGAGGCAAGAAACGAAAAGCAGCTACTGGAAAACCCTCATCACCACCTTATGAATTGGACTCTGACCCAGATCTGGATTGGGATGATCAAGAAGAGTATAAACCACGAGGAAGTCGGTCACGTAGAAAGATCCGACCTCCAAGGGCCTTGAAGGAAGATTATTATCTCggtaaaagtaaaataaaagaaaaaccCAAAGTCATGCAAGGTTTTACTCTGAAGTGTGATGAACTTGGTTGTAGTTCAAAATTTCGGACAAAGGAAGCACTACAGGTGCATTTGAAATGCCACATGACTGATGTTTTTGAGTTTAAATGTCCAGAATgtgataaaacaaatgaaacatGGAAACAGATTCGTATGCATCTATGGAAGGTTCATGAGATCGATACAGATCTGCTGACTTGTGATGTTTGTGAGAAATTTAAAACAGACACTATGAGTCGATTGCTGATTCACAAGGAAATCCATAGTTCTGACCGACCCTATACTTGTGACATCTGTGGTAAAGGCTTCAGACAGTTTTGCCAAATGAAAAACCATCAGACAATTCATGAAGAACACCAAGATGACGATTCAAAGAAATGGTATCGCCGTAAGGAGTGCAACATTTGTAAACGTCAGTACGCCAACCAGAAGTGCCTTCTCAAACATATTGAGGCTGTCCACAACAAGATTAAGCCTTATGTATGTCCTTACTGTGGCCATTCGTCTGCTCGCAAGGCCATGATGGAACTCCATATCAGGACCCATACTGGCGAGAAACCTTTCAA gTGTGACCACTGTCAGTATGTGACTGGTGACCACAATTCCCTGCGACGCCACAAGATGCGACATTCTGGCCAGAAGCCATATAAGTGTCAGTTCTGTGGATATTCATGTATACAAGCTATTTCCTTTAAGATGcacatgaaaaataaacaccCTGGTGGCACCGTTGGTGTCTTCTGCTGTGACATTTGTACATTCCGCACTGTCAATGAGGCCAGCTTTAAAGGCCATATGGACGACCATAAAAATGGTCTCATTACTGAAAATGCTCCTCCTCTTCCTCAGCAACAACGCCGTCCACACATTATCATACAGCAACCGCCCATCAGCTCACAGTTCCAGCAAGGAGCAAAAATGGAGAAGGTCACAGTGCAAGGTGAAACCAATATCAATTTCCAAGGTCTAGGTCAGATTGAAGGTCAAACTGTTGAGGAGCACATAGTTGAGGTTCCTGATAATCAGCTTCAGATGCAGATTCAGACTTTAGAATCGGGTGAGACGCAGATAAGCGAAGAAGATTTAACGAGACTTTCTAGTTATGAAGGCCTTGTTCCTTCAGACTTATCAGCAGCACAACTAGTTCTATCAGCCCTGAATGCTATATCTTCACAAAACTCAGAAGGATCCTCTAACGGAAGGCCGCAGCTCTTGCACGGCGTGGAAACATCCATAATGTCATCTGATGTCAAAGATGGAGTAACCACACATACCATCACATTTCATATGCCAGTGTCAGCCACAGAGGATGCTGCAGGTGTTACAGAAACAATAACGGATGGTATGGCTGCTGAACACGCTGTAGACATAACAGGCTCTTTAGACACTCTGAAGGAAGGTGAGGAGAGCCCTAGTGTACAGAATGGGATGCTGATCCTCTCTGGTCAACCGGTCACTTTAAATCCTGTGGTCCTAAATGGTGACCAGACTAGTAACGCTACAATACAGGATCTGGCTCAGGTCAGCTGTCTCCTGGTGAACCAGTGA